CTACATGCGAATCGGCGGCGTGGCGTGGGACCTGCCCCCCGGATGGCGCGAGAAGGCGCTTGCGTACCTGGATCATTTCGACCCGATCCTCGAGGAATACAACGCGCTCATCTCGTGGAACAAAATTTACATCGAGCGGCTGGCGAACGTCGGCGTGATCACGGCGGCGGACGCGATCAACTACAACCTGGTCGGGCCGAATCTGCGCGCGTGCGGAATCAAGTGGGACATCCGCAAGGACATTCCGTATTCGGTGTATCCCGAGTTCGAGTTCGAGGTGCCGGTCGGCAATGGCCAGTGGGGCAAGCTCGGCGACTCGATGGATCGATACGTGGTGCGGATTCGCGAGATGGCGCAGTCGTCGAAGATTTTGCGCCAGGCGCTGGAGAAGATTCCGCCGGGCGCGGTGCTGGCGAAAGTGGTGCGCAATTTCAAGCCGCCGGCCGGCGAATGCCAGATTCGCGTCGAGAGCGGACGCGGCGACATGGGCTGGTACCTGGTCAGCGACGGCACCGGCTATCCGTGGCGGGTTCACGTGCGCACGGGATCGTTCGCGGCGATGGGAATCATCCAGAAGCTGAGCGCGGGATTGATGATCGCGGACCTGGTCACGCTGATCGCGAGCCTGGACGTGATTGCGCCGGAGATCGATCGATAGGCATCGATGCAGACGCTGATTCAAAATCTGATTGCGTGGGGCGCGTTCGGCAAGCACCCGCCGCGGGACCTGGTCGCCGCGATCGTGGTGTTCGTGATGAGCGCGGTCGTGTTCCTGGTCGTCGCGCTTCCGTTTGGGGGAATCGTGACCTGGGTCGAGCGGCGGGTGTGGGCGCGAATCCAGTCGCGGGTGGGCCCAAACCGCGTCGGTCCGCAGGGCTTCCTGCAGTGGCTGGCGGACGGAGTGAAAATCGTCTGCAAGGAAGACATCGTCCCCGCCGAAGCCGACTCGCGCCTGTTCAAGCTGGCGCCGTACCTGGTGATGCTGGCGTTCATCCTGCCGTGGGCGGTGATGCCGTTCTCGTCGTCGCTGATACTGGCCGACATGAACGTGGGCATCCTGTACATGACGGCGGTGACGGCGCTTACGGTGGTGGGCGTGCTGATGGCGGGATGGGCGTCGAACAACAAGTGGTCGCTGATCGGCGGAGTCCGCTCGGCGGCGCAAATAGTCAGTTACGAAATACCGGCGGGGCTTTCGATCTTCCCGGTCGTGCTGATGACGGGCACGCTGTCGATGCAGGGAATCATCCGCGGCCAGGGCTGGGCGCCGCAGCATTGGTTCCTGTTCGCCAATCCATTCACGTTCGTGGCGGCCAACATCCTCTATATGTCGTCGCTCGCCGAGGCTAACCGGACGCCGTTCGATTTGCCCGAAGCCGAATCCGAACTGGTGGCAGGCTTTGCGACTGAGTATAGCGGCTGGCGCTACGCGTGTTTCTCCATGGCGGAATGGGGAAACCTGTTTATCGTCGGCGCGATAATCACGACGCTGTTCCTTGGCGGATGGCAATTTCCGCACGTGACGAACAATGCAGTTGCGATGAACGTGCTGGAAGTGATTACGTTCAACGTCAAAGTACTATTCCTGGTTTTCGTCTCGATGTGGATACGCGCGACGCTGCCGCGAGTCCGAATCGATCAGCTAATGACGGCATGCTGGAAGTACTTCGTGCCGATAGCGTTTGTGAATATGATCGGCACCGCGGTGTGGGTAGCCATATGGCCGGACGGCAACGTGTGGATGGGCTATATCATGTTCTCCGGAGCGATCGTGCTCGGGGCAGTATTCATTCAGCGGGTTATCTACTATCTCAGGCGTTCACGGATGGAAGTTTACTTCAATCCGACTATATAGAGGTTATTGATGATCGCGGTTTCGGAATACGTACATAATATAAGGGACACGGTCTCGACGATCTTCGAGGGCATGGCGGTAACGGCGTCGCATTTCATGCGCAAGCCGTACACGGTGCAATATCCGGATCGGATCGCGGTGCGCGTGCAGGACACGCTGCCGTTCCGTTATCGCGGGATCCTGGATGTCGATCTCGAAATATGCACGGGCTGCCTGGCGTGCGAGCGCGCCTGTCCGATCGATTGCATCGTCATAGTGGCCGACAAGGATCAGCAAACGCGGCAGTTGCTGTTGTCGCAGTTCGATATTGACATCGCCAAGTGCATGTACTGCGGGCTGTGCAGCGAGGCGTGTCCAACCGGATCGATCCATCATACGACGGAGTTCGAGGGCGCTGACTATTCGCTGGAGAGCCTGATTCGCCGCTTCGTCCAGGATCCGGTGATTGCTTACAAGGCCAAAAAGGGGCCGGAGACGGATCCGAGAATCGCGCCAATCCTGAATCGCGGCACGGCCTACCTCGATCAATGGGCGCAACCCGGCGGCGAGAAGCCGGCCGGAGAAGAGCCGGCGTAGCGCGCGCCCGGGTCTGCAACGCGGGGAAGGGCGAATCGATGCTCGCACAGGTAATATTCTATGCGGTAGCCGCGTTGACGGTGGGATCGGCCGCGCTGGTGGCGTTCTCGCGCAACATAGTTTATTCGACCTTTGCGCTGCTGGGCGCATTCATGGGCGTAGTGGGTATCTACATTCTGCTCGCGGCGGATTTTGTCGCGATGGTGCAGCTACTCGTTTATGTCGGCGGGATATTGGTACTGACTATCTTCGCAGTGATGCTGACGGCGGGAATCGGCGACGTAAAGGTGTCGAATCGCGCGGTTGGAAGCGCACCCGCGATTGTAGTAGCAGGGGTCGCGGCGATCGTGATGCTGTATGCGGTGATGCGAACGCAGTGGCATCAGGCGGCCGCACTCACGCCCGCGCCGACAACCTACGCGATCGGAAACGCGTTCCTGGGCGATTACGTGCTGCCATTCGAGGT
The Candidatus Binatus sp. DNA segment above includes these coding regions:
- a CDS encoding NADPH-quinone oxidoreductase — its product is MSTLRTEEMTLNMGPQHPSTHGVLRFVVRADGEVMREAIPDVGYLHRSIEKIAEKVGYRGFMPYTDRVDYVCAMFTNQGWGMACEKLAGIEVPRRGEYCRVIAAEFNRIASHLLSVGAMAMDIGAMTPFAHVIREREMINDLIEELCGARLTFNYMRIGGVAWDLPPGWREKALAYLDHFDPILEEYNALISWNKIYIERLANVGVITAADAINYNLVGPNLRACGIKWDIRKDIPYSVYPEFEFEVPVGNGQWGKLGDSMDRYVVRIREMAQSSKILRQALEKIPPGAVLAKVVRNFKPPAGECQIRVESGRGDMGWYLVSDGTGYPWRVHVRTGSFAAMGIIQKLSAGLMIADLVTLIASLDVIAPEIDR
- the nuoH gene encoding NADH-quinone oxidoreductase subunit NuoH; amino-acid sequence: MQTLIQNLIAWGAFGKHPPRDLVAAIVVFVMSAVVFLVVALPFGGIVTWVERRVWARIQSRVGPNRVGPQGFLQWLADGVKIVCKEDIVPAEADSRLFKLAPYLVMLAFILPWAVMPFSSSLILADMNVGILYMTAVTALTVVGVLMAGWASNNKWSLIGGVRSAAQIVSYEIPAGLSIFPVVLMTGTLSMQGIIRGQGWAPQHWFLFANPFTFVAANILYMSSLAEANRTPFDLPEAESELVAGFATEYSGWRYACFSMAEWGNLFIVGAIITTLFLGGWQFPHVTNNAVAMNVLEVITFNVKVLFLVFVSMWIRATLPRVRIDQLMTACWKYFVPIAFVNMIGTAVWVAIWPDGNVWMGYIMFSGAIVLGAVFIQRVIYYLRRSRMEVYFNPTI
- a CDS encoding NADH-quinone oxidoreductase subunit I: MIAVSEYVHNIRDTVSTIFEGMAVTASHFMRKPYTVQYPDRIAVRVQDTLPFRYRGILDVDLEICTGCLACERACPIDCIVIVADKDQQTRQLLLSQFDIDIAKCMYCGLCSEACPTGSIHHTTEFEGADYSLESLIRRFVQDPVIAYKAKKGPETDPRIAPILNRGTAYLDQWAQPGGEKPAGEEPA
- a CDS encoding NADH-quinone oxidoreductase subunit J yields the protein MLAQVIFYAVAALTVGSAALVAFSRNIVYSTFALLGAFMGVVGIYILLAADFVAMVQLLVYVGGILVLTIFAVMLTAGIGDVKVSNRAVGSAPAIVVAGVAAIVMLYAVMRTQWHQAAALTPAPTTYAIGNAFLGDYVLPFEVASLVLLAALIGAIVISRHEVRE